Proteins co-encoded in one Papaver somniferum cultivar HN1 chromosome 5, ASM357369v1, whole genome shotgun sequence genomic window:
- the LOC113278557 gene encoding SKP1-like protein 1, whose translation MSTPKMVTLKSSDGVTFDVEESVALQSQTIKHMIEDDCADNGIPLPNVTSKILAKVIEYCRKHDGDADEKDKDEAKNWDADFVKVDQNTLFDLILAANYLNVKELLDLTCQTVADMIKDKTPEEIRKTFNIENDFTPEEEEEVRRENQWAFE comes from the coding sequence ATGTCGACTCCAAAGATGGTAACCTTGAAGAGTTCTGATGGagtaacttttgatgttgaaGAATCTGTTGCTCTTCAATCTCAAACAATCAAACATATGATCGAAGATGATTGCGCTGATAACGGAATACCTTTACCCAACGTAACTAGCAAGATTTTGGCTAAAGTTATTGAATATTGCAGGAAACATGACGGTGATGCTGATGAGAAAGACAAAGATGAGGCTAAGAACTGGGACGCTGACTTTGTTAAGGTCGACCAAAACACGTTGTTCGATCTTATTTTGGCTGCGAATTATCTGAATGTTAAGGAGTTGTTGGATTTGACTTGCCAGACAGTTGCTGATATGATCAAGGACAAGACACCAGAGGAGATCCGCAAGACATTCAACATCGAGAATGACTTCACCcctgaggaagaggaggaggtcaGAAGGGAGAACCAGTGGGCTTTTGAATGA
- the LOC113280712 gene encoding pollen-specific leucine-rich repeat extensin-like protein 1, translating into MAPVSACLVYALALFVLISVALAEYEPYTPVYKETPYKKPVVEVTAEVYLPKYEAPKYEAPAYVAPKYEAPKYVAPKYEAPKYEAPKYVAPKYEAPKYIVSKYEAPKYEAPKYTPKYEAPKYTPKYVYTSPPPPPNAIFIGCRYMFANGISFPFCFAVSGL; encoded by the exons ATGGCACCGGTCTCAGCATGTCTGGTTTATGCATTGGCCTTATTTGTTCTAATCAGTGTTGCACTAGCTGAATACGAGCCTTATACGCCCGTCTACAAGGAAACTCCATACAAGAAACCAGTTGTAGAGGTTACTGCAGAAGTGTATCTTCCAAAATATGAAGCTCCTAAATACGAAGCACCTGCTTACGTGGCTCCCAAATACGAAGCACCAAAGTACGTAGCTCCCAAATATGAAGCACCaaagtacgaagcaccaaagtacGTAGCTCCCAAATATGAAGCACCAAAGTACATCGTTTCCAAATATGAAGCACCaaagtacgaagcaccaaagtacACTCCTAAATACGAAGCACCAAAATACACTCCTAAGTACGTATacacatctccaccaccaccg CCAAATGCAATTTTTATAGGTTGCAGATATATGTTCGCTAATGGAATTTCATTTCCTTTTTGCTTTGCTGTTTCTGGATTATGA
- the LOC113280711 gene encoding uncharacterized protein LOC113280711: MQSPRVSNWEAALRVLRYLKGHPGQGILLGKDSALQLTAYCDSDWASCPLSRRSLTVYLIFLGGLLISWKKKKQHTISVLMLRPSTVPWLILVSGAVITSHVRTTAQLAYIFTKALGRPQFEQLLCKLGIRDLHAPN, encoded by the exons ATGCAGTCTCCTCGGGTCTCTAATTGGGAAGCTGCACTCCGAGTTCTTCGATATCTGAAGGGCCATCCGGGTCAAGGAATTCTTTTAGGTAAAGATAGTGCTCTTCAGCTTACTGCATATTGTGACTCTGATTGGGCCTCCTGCCCTCTTAGTCGTCGTTCGCTTACTGTTTATTTAATCTTTTTGGGAGGATTACTTATATCTTGGAAGAAAAAGAAGCAGCATACAATCTCTGTTCTTATGCTGAGGCCGAGTACCGTTCCATGGCTCATACTTGTA TCCGGTGCTGTTATTACTTCTCATGTTCGCACCACCGCTCAACTTGCATACATTTTCACCAAGGCTCTTGGacgtcctcagtttgagcaactTCTTTGCAagttgggcattcgtgatcttcATGCTCCAAATTGA